One window from the genome of Carnobacteriaceae bacterium zg-84 encodes:
- a CDS encoding V-type ATP synthase subunit A, whose product MKSGTIIKVSGPLVMASGMEDANIQDICKVGHIGLIGEIIEMRKDVASIQVYEETSGIGPGEPVETTGEALSVELGPGILSQMFDGIQRPLDTYHEKTQSDFLLRGVDIKPLSREKKWVFSPSVSVGDTVESGDIIGTVQETEVIEHRIMVPYGKKGVITSVESGEVTLNDTVYTLRTEKGIESFTMLQKWPVRRGRPFKRKMNPNEPMLTGQRVIDTFFPVTKGGGAAVPGPFGAGKTVVQHQIAKWANVDIVVYVGCGERGNEMTDVLNEFPELIDPNTEKSIMNRTILIANTSNMPVAAREASIYTGITIAEYFRDMGYNVAIMADSTSRWAEALREMSGRLEEMPGDEGYPAYLGSRIAEYYERAGKVVTLGGKERIGSVTAIGAVSPPGGDISEPVTQNTLRIVKVFWGLDALLAQKRHFPSMNWLTSYSLYLDEVGHYLDSALSLNWSEHVIHAMKVLQEESELEEIVRLVGLDSLADKDKITMLIARMIREDYLQQNAFDEVDTFTSYRKQATMLDLIITFEKEARKALSLGAYYDEIVDGTVHVRDRIARAKYVPETELKTLHVLKENIPQTLQDVMAKGGMTERD is encoded by the coding sequence GTGAAATCAGGAACAATTATAAAAGTGTCAGGGCCATTAGTCATGGCGTCTGGTATGGAAGATGCAAATATCCAAGATATTTGTAAAGTAGGACATATTGGATTGATTGGCGAGATTATTGAAATGAGAAAAGACGTTGCTTCTATCCAAGTTTATGAAGAAACGTCAGGAATAGGTCCGGGTGAACCTGTTGAAACAACAGGAGAGGCATTATCTGTTGAATTAGGACCTGGAATATTGTCACAAATGTTTGACGGTATTCAACGTCCTTTAGATACATATCATGAAAAAACACAAAGTGATTTTTTACTTCGTGGTGTAGACATTAAACCATTAAGTCGTGAAAAGAAATGGGTCTTTTCACCTAGTGTATCTGTTGGAGATACTGTTGAATCAGGAGATATTATCGGAACGGTTCAAGAAACAGAAGTGATTGAACATCGTATTATGGTTCCATATGGGAAAAAGGGTGTTATCACATCTGTTGAATCAGGAGAAGTTACATTAAACGATACAGTGTACACATTACGAACAGAAAAAGGGATTGAAAGTTTTACAATGTTACAAAAATGGCCTGTTCGACGTGGTAGACCATTTAAACGTAAAATGAATCCAAATGAACCGATGTTAACTGGACAACGTGTCATAGATACATTTTTCCCTGTTACAAAAGGAGGAGGAGCAGCCGTTCCAGGACCTTTTGGAGCAGGAAAAACAGTTGTACAGCACCAAATCGCCAAATGGGCAAATGTTGATATTGTCGTTTATGTTGGATGTGGTGAACGTGGAAATGAAATGACAGACGTTTTGAATGAATTCCCAGAATTGATTGACCCAAATACAGAAAAGTCTATTATGAATCGTACTATTTTGATTGCCAATACATCTAATATGCCTGTGGCAGCACGTGAAGCATCCATTTATACAGGTATTACCATTGCAGAATATTTTAGAGATATGGGGTATAATGTAGCGATTATGGCAGACTCAACATCACGTTGGGCAGAAGCATTACGTGAAATGTCGGGACGATTAGAAGAAATGCCCGGAGATGAAGGGTATCCTGCTTATTTAGGTAGCCGTATTGCCGAATACTATGAACGTGCAGGGAAAGTCGTGACGTTAGGTGGAAAAGAACGTATAGGTTCCGTCACAGCGATTGGTGCCGTGTCACCTCCTGGAGGAGATATTTCTGAACCGGTCACCCAAAATACATTACGTATCGTGAAAGTCTTTTGGGGATTAGATGCCTTACTAGCACAAAAACGACATTTTCCGTCAATGAACTGGTTAACATCTTATTCACTATATTTGGATGAAGTTGGGCATTATTTAGACAGTGCATTATCATTAAATTGGTCAGAGCACGTTATACATGCCATGAAAGTATTGCAAGAAGAATCAGAGTTGGAAGAAATTGTAAGGTTGGTCGGATTAGATTCATTAGCAGACAAAGATAAAATTACTATGTTAATTGCTCGTATGATTAGAGAAGACTATCTACAACAAAATGCTTTTGATGAAGTAGACACATTTACTTCTTATAGAAAGCAAGCAACTATGCTAGATTTAATCATTACATTTGAAAAAGAAGCACGTAAAGCATTGTCATTAGGTGCCTACTA
- a CDS encoding V-type ATP synthase subunit F: protein MAYKIAVVGDKDSIMPFKMIGFDTFFCRQPQEARETIQTLANQHYGIIYVTEQIAQIIPEVIAYYRNKSIPAVILIPNYKGSLNIGLNNIQENVEKAIGQNIL, encoded by the coding sequence ATGGCTTATAAAATTGCAGTAGTTGGTGATAAAGATTCTATTATGCCGTTTAAAATGATTGGTTTTGATACATTCTTTTGCAGACAACCACAAGAAGCTAGAGAAACCATTCAAACATTGGCCAATCAACATTACGGCATTATCTATGTAACAGAACAAATTGCGCAAATAATTCCAGAAGTTATTGCTTATTACCGAAACAAATCTATCCCAGCGGTTATTTTAATACCGAATTACAAAGGCAGCTTAAACATCGGATTAAACAATATACAAGAAAACGTAGAAAAAGCTATCGGACAGAATATCTTGTAG
- a CDS encoding V-type ATPase subunit, which produces MNDTVYASLNTFVRIKENQLLSKETFDTLLKAQSLNHAFNQLKSTIYSELTEQFEEQLMSILTDTYAQLKQETPKQEVLDVFTLVYTYHNLKILLKTHIANMSLMPLLIPIGRYEKDALEQLAKTGTSDVLPKIMVDEVYHAIAHYKEYGQIQALDILMDRAYFIHLKHIVDDLEQPEVKKIVTAWADLYNLNCVLRTLHKKVSRSFLLSILSQTGSMDINIIVELAMSNRLSDLFAMYREKDFSTVLPDIFSVDTCSSIDVEKARDSIAHYYLSNAPYQAFGMLPVLSYMYYKEMEIKNLRLILTGKDNDMDEAVLKERMRPIYYGL; this is translated from the coding sequence ATGAATGATACAGTATACGCAAGTTTAAATACTTTTGTTCGTATAAAAGAAAATCAATTATTGTCTAAGGAAACCTTCGATACTTTATTAAAAGCTCAATCGTTGAATCATGCATTCAATCAATTAAAATCAACGATTTATAGTGAATTAACAGAACAGTTTGAAGAACAGTTAATGTCAATTTTAACGGATACGTATGCTCAGTTAAAACAAGAAACACCTAAACAAGAAGTGCTTGACGTGTTTACATTGGTATATACGTACCACAATTTAAAAATTTTGTTAAAAACCCATATTGCCAATATGTCGTTAATGCCATTGTTAATACCTATTGGGCGTTATGAAAAAGATGCTTTAGAGCAATTGGCAAAAACAGGTACGTCAGATGTATTACCAAAAATAATGGTAGACGAAGTGTATCATGCGATTGCTCATTACAAAGAATACGGACAAATTCAAGCTTTGGATATTTTAATGGATAGAGCTTACTTTATTCATTTAAAACATATTGTTGATGATTTGGAACAACCTGAAGTCAAAAAAATTGTAACGGCTTGGGCGGATTTATACAATTTGAATTGTGTATTAAGAACACTTCATAAAAAAGTGAGCCGTAGTTTTTTGCTGTCGATTTTATCTCAAACAGGTAGTATGGATATAAACATCATTGTCGAGTTAGCGATGAGTAATCGATTAAGTGATTTATTTGCTATGTATCGTGAAAAAGATTTTTCGACTGTTTTACCAGATATTTTTTCAGTCGATACGTGTTCATCTATTGATGTCGAAAAAGCAAGAGATAGTATTGCACATTACTATTTATCAAATGCACCTTATCAAGCATTTGGTATGTTACCTGTTTTATCTTATATGTATTACAAAGAAATGGAAATTAAAAATTTACGTCTAATTCTAACAGGAAAAGATAATGACATGGACGAAGCCGTGTTAAAAGAAAGGATGCGACCAATCTATTATGGCTTATAA
- a CDS encoding V-type ATP synthase subunit K, which translates to MDAFLTFMQSQAGSFTLACLGIALAIIFSGTGSAKGVGMTGEAAAALSKEQPEKFGKSMVLQLLPGTQGFYGFVIGLMIYFRLGTLTYDSAFKLLIAGAVVGFTGLTSAIAQGRVATAGIQILAKNEEHFMKGAIYAGMVEMYAILGFVIAMFLVI; encoded by the coding sequence ATGGACGCATTTTTAACATTTATGCAATCACAAGCGGGAAGTTTTACATTAGCATGTTTAGGGATTGCTTTAGCTATCATTTTTAGTGGGACAGGATCTGCTAAAGGTGTTGGGATGACAGGTGAAGCTGCTGCAGCTTTATCAAAAGAACAACCAGAAAAATTCGGTAAATCAATGGTATTACAGTTATTACCCGGTACGCAAGGATTTTATGGATTTGTTATTGGTTTAATGATTTATTTCAGATTAGGAACACTTACTTACGATTCAGCATTTAAATTATTGATTGCAGGTGCTGTTGTTGGCTTTACCGGTTTAACATCTGCTATTGCTCAAGGACGTGTGGCAACTGCTGGTATTCAAATTTTAGCGAAAAATGAAGAACATTTCATGAAAGGTGCTATTTATGCCGGAATGGTTGAAATGTACGCTATTTTAGGATTTGTTATTGCTATGTTTTTAGTAATATAA